Proteins from a single region of bacterium:
- a CDS encoding carbohydrate-binding family 9-like protein, whose amino-acid sequence MKKYFFSFFILFPTFLWSERELYIAEKVKKEIIIDGNITEEEWGKKPTIKRFYIPGNFNKKPYSNTTVWIKYDDNYLYIAGKMEDKCLIGYVTKRDGPVWNDDVFEIFIKPEFNSNYYYEINSNILGTLFDAFFHRKGVYYMNNVEKFSSETKVAVKINGTLNDENIDEGWEIEMAIPFSAFSKTTKPPKKGDIWYFAVNRYDYSIYIPYGRELSSSAKLRRTDFHLYYDYDKLLFK is encoded by the coding sequence ATGAAGAAATATTTTTTCTCATTTTTTATTCTATTTCCAACTTTTTTATGGTCTGAAAGAGAACTATACATTGCTGAAAAAGTTAAAAAAGAAATTATAATTGATGGAAACATAACTGAGGAAGAATGGGGTAAAAAACCAACAATAAAGAGATTTTATATTCCTGGTAATTTTAATAAAAAACCATATTCAAATACAACTGTCTGGATTAAATATGATGACAACTACTTATATATTGCAGGAAAAATGGAGGATAAATGTCTTATAGGATATGTCACAAAAAGGGATGGACCTGTCTGGAATGATGATGTTTTTGAAATTTTCATAAAACCAGAATTTAACTCAAACTATTATTATGAGATAAATTCAAACATTCTTGGAACTTTATTTGATGCTTTCTTTCATAGAAAGGGTGTTTATTACATGAATAATGTTGAAAAATTTTCTTCAGAAACAAAAGTTGCTGTTAAAATAAATGGGACTCTGAATGACGAAAATATTGATGAAGGATGGGAAATTGAAATGGCAATACCTTTTTCTGCTTTTTCAAAAACAACAAAACCTCCAAAGAAGGGAGATATCTGGTATTTTGCAGTAAATAGATATGATTATTCAATTTATATACCATATGGAAGAGAACTTTCAAGTTCAGCAAAATTAAGAAGAACTGATTTTCATCTATATTATGACTATGACAAATTACTATTCAAATGA